The Phormidium sp. PBR-2020 DNA segment CACAAATCAACCGCACGGGGGGAGTTGACCGAGAGATTCGGGTGCAACTGAACCCGCAACGCCTCAAAGCCTTGGGTATTACCGCCACTCAGGTCAATGACCAGATTCGCGCCTTGAATCTGAACCTCTCTGGGGGGCGATCGGAAGCGGGAGGCCTCGAACAAAGTATTCGCACCCTGGGCAGCGCCCCAACGGTGAATGACTTACAACGCTATCGCATTAGCCTACCGAATGGGGAGTCGGTTCCCTTGTCCAGTTTAGGAACCGTTGAAGATAGTTTCGGCGATCGCCGTCAACAGGCGCAACTCATCACCCGAGAGGGAACGGAAGAGGTGGTCTCCTTCCAGGTGTTGCGCAGTAGCGGGTCCAGTGTAGTTCCCGTAGAAGAGGGGGTTCGCGAACGGGTGGCAGAGTTAGAAGCTGGCATTCTCCCCGATGATATTGAGTTTCAACTGCTGTTTACCCGCGCCAACGAGATTCGCGACTCCTACCAGGCCTCCATTGATGCCTTAATCTTCGGCTGTCTACTCACCACTCTCACCGTGGGCTTTTTCCTGCGGGATTGGCGAGCGACGTTGATTACAGGGGTGGCGTTACCCCTGTCCATTGTCCCCACCTTTATGGTGATGCAACTGTTGGACTACACCCTCAATGGCATGACCTTGTTGGCTTTGTCCCTCGCGGTGGGGAACTTGGTGGATGATGCCATCTGTATGATTGAGAACATTGATACCCATTTAAGTATGGGTAAACGCCCCTTTCAAGCGGCGTTAGATGCCGCCAATGAGATTGGTCTAGCGGTGGTGGCGACAACGGCGACCATTGTGGCGGTGTTCCTCCCCGTGGCCTTTATGGGGGGGATTCCGGGACAGTTTTTCCAACCCTTTGGGGTGACGGTGGCGGTGTCTACCATGTTCTCAACTTTGGTGGCCACGACCATGACCCCTATGTTGTCCGCCTATTTACTGAAACCCAAACCCCAAGCGGAGGAGACCTCCAATCTCCTCAATCCCTCCCCCAAGCCGGGGCCCTATCGTCGTGTCTTGACCTGGGCCTTGCGTAATCGTATTACCACGCTTTTGATTGCGATCGCCTTCTTTATTGGCAGTCTGCAACTGGTTCCCTACATTCCCCAGGGGCTGTTTACCGATGGTGATCAGGGGATTAGTACCGTCAACGTAGAATTACCGCCCGGCGCTCGGTTACGGGATACCCTCGCGGTGAGCGATCGCCTCAGTGATGTCTTACTCGACCATCCGGCCACCGAGAATGTGTTTGTCTCCGCCGGAAGTGGCGGCTCGACAGGGTCTGTGAATCAGGCCACGGTGCGCGCCATTCTCAAACCCACGGACGAGCGGGATGTGAATCAACAGGAGTTTGAACAGGAAATTCGCCCTCGACTGGCTGAGATTCCTGGAGCGCGTTTGAGCTTCCAGTCAGCGGGGGCTGGCGGGGGTGGAAAAGACCTCTCCATCGTCCTCAGTAGTGAAAATCCTGAAGTGCTGCTCGACACCGCCACGGCTTTGGAACAGCAAATGCGGGGCATCCCCGGTTTAGTGGAAATCGCCTCCAGTGCCAGTTTGGTGCAGCCGGAATTGTTAATTCAACCGGATAGTGAACGGGCGGCGGATTTGGGCGTCTCGGTTCAGGCGATC contains these protein-coding regions:
- a CDS encoding efflux RND transporter permease subunit, which produces MSFSTWSVKRPVPTLVLFIILTFVGLTSFFQLGIDNTPNIDVPVVQVTVTQPGAGPSELESQVTQPIEDAVAGLGNIDELQSTVNDGVSVTTINFVLGTDTDRVTNDVRNAVSQIRQELPQDINEPIIERLEFAGGAIMGYAVRSNQRSIEELSQLVDRQISSALLQVPGVAQINRTGGVDREIRVQLNPQRLKALGITATQVNDQIRALNLNLSGGRSEAGGLEQSIRTLGSAPTVNDLQRYRISLPNGESVPLSSLGTVEDSFGDRRQQAQLITREGTEEVVSFQVLRSSGSSVVPVEEGVRERVAELEAGILPDDIEFQLLFTRANEIRDSYQASIDALIFGCLLTTLTVGFFLRDWRATLITGVALPLSIVPTFMVMQLLDYTLNGMTLLALSLAVGNLVDDAICMIENIDTHLSMGKRPFQAALDAANEIGLAVVATTATIVAVFLPVAFMGGIPGQFFQPFGVTVAVSTMFSTLVATTMTPMLSAYLLKPKPQAEETSNLLNPSPKPGPYRRVLTWALRNRITTLLIAIAFFIGSLQLVPYIPQGLFTDGDQGISTVNVELPPGARLRDTLAVSDRLSDVLLDHPATENVFVSAGSGGSTGSVNQATVRAILKPTDERDVNQQEFEQEIRPRLAEIPGARLSFQSAGAGGGGKDLSIVLSSENPEVLLDTATALEQQMRGIPGLVEIASSASLVQPELLIQPDSERAADLGVSVQAIARTANLATLGDVEANLAKFDLPDRQIVIRVQIAEQYRNSLQTLRNLEIPSQSGALVPLSSVARIRLGSGPAQIDRFDRARQIAVEANLEGISLGDALAAVRELPAMNPLPPGVFEQPSGDAKIMVDIFTRFLGALAFAILCIYAILVLLYNNFLYPLTILVALPLSVGGALLALLITQKELGLFALIGIVLLMGLVTKNAILLVDCTLANQEQEIPQFKAIVEAGVSRLRPIFMTAISTVAGMMPIALELGAGGEVRSPMAIAVIGGFSTSTMLTLLVVPVLFTYVDNLNRAFREILSSGFGGFRLPRLLGRS